DNA from Corynebacterium stationis:
GACGAAGGACACATTCGCGCCCAGGTAAGCCGCAGCCACTGCCTGGTTTGCGCCCTTGCCGCCAGCGGTGATGCCACCACCAGAACCCAGCAGGGTTTCACCGGGATTGGGGTGGCGAGCAACGCGAGCGGTGAGGTCAGCGTTGATGGATCCGACTACAGTTAAAGTTTTCATACTCAATGGATTTACTTGAACTCGGCGACGTTCTCGTTGGTCACGGTGACAACCTCAACCGGAACCTCTTCCTCAGCGGTGCCGCCTTCTAAGATTGCTGCTGCCTGCTCAACTGCGCGTGCGCCCAACTCATCTGGCTGCTGCGCAATGGTGCCTTCCAGCTTGCCGTCTTCGACAGCGGTGAGACCATCGGCGGTGCCGTCGAAGCCGAAGACCTTTACTTCCTCGCCAGCGCGGGCGCCCAAGGCTTCAATCGCGCCCAGCGCCATCTCATCATTTTCTGCGAAGATTGCCTTGATATTAGGATTTGCCTGCAGCAGGTTAGTGGTGACATTCAGGCCTTCAGTGCGGTCAAAGTTCGCGGTCTGCTTGGCCACAACCTCAATATCTGGGTACTCGGCAATGCCTTCTTCAAAGCCCTGGCCGCGGTCGCGGGATGCGGAAGAACCAGCGATGCCCTGCAGCACGAGGATTTCGCCTTCCTCGCCGATGGCCTTGGCAAGTGCATCGGCAGCCTGCTTGCCGCCGGCAACGTTATCGGAAGCCACGAAACTTGCTACCTCACCGGAGTTGGAGGAGCGGTCTACTGCGATAACTGGGATATCAGCGTTGTTTAGGGACTGCACGGCAGAGCCCACGGCATCAGAGTCAGTGGGGTTGACGATGACCACATCGGCGCCGGAGGTCTCAGCATTGCGCAGCTGATCCGCCTGGGTAGCGGCGTCATCGGAAGCGTCCTGGATATCCAAGTCGATGCCGAGTTCGTTTGCCTTCGCTTGCGCACCATCGCGCAGTTCGACGAAGAATGGGTTGGTCTGCGTGGACAGCGCCAGCGTGACCGAGCCGCCGTCAGCGCCATCCGAGCTTTCGCCGCGGTTACATGCAACAGCGGAGACAGAAAGGGCTGCGATGGAAGCGATGGCCAGGGACTTACGGGCAGTGGTGGAAAGAGTAAACATGTGGATGATTCCTTTGAAGTTGGAGGGAGAAAGAAAGCTTGGGTGGATGCTGCGTTATTGCGCAGTTTTGTTACGGATGACGTCGAAGCCAACGGCCAGTGCGATGACCAAACCGATGACGATTTGCTGCCAGAACGAGGACACGTTGAGCAGGTTCAGGCCATTGCGGATCACCGCCAGCAGCAGCGCACCGACGAGCGTTCCGGTTGCGCGGCCTTGGCCACCGGCGAGCGATGCACCACCGATGACGACGGCAGCAATCGCATCGAGTTCATAGCCCACGCCGGCCTGCGGCTGCGCGGAACTTAGACGTCCCGCCATGACCAAACCAGCGAGCGCTGCGAAGAGACCGGAGAGACCAAAGACAATGATCTGGATGCGGCGGACTGGCAGGCCCGACAGGCGTGCGGCTTCGAGATTGCCGCCGATGGCATACATCGAACGGCCTAGTACGGTGCGCTCCAGAATGAACCAGCAGACCAAACCTGCAATCACCATCATGACAATTGGGATGGGGATGCCCGCGACGGTCGAGCCCAACCAGTTCACCGATGGTGCGGTTGCAATCGGGGAGCCATCGGAGATGACTAAGGTGGCACCGCGGGCAATCGACATCATCGCCAGCGTTGCAATAAAGGAGGGGATTTTGCCATAAGCAGTAGCGATGCCACAGATTGCGCCGGCGGCAAGACCTGTGAGAAGGCCGATAATGAGCGATAACCATCCCGGCAGGCTCAAGTCCGTAAAGAAGGATGCGGAGACCATCGCGCCGAGTGCGGCAACCGAGCCCACCGAAAGGTCAATGCCGGCGGTGATGATGACAAAGGTCATGCCGAAGGCCAAAATCGCCACGGTGGCGGCCTGAATTCCGATGTTGAGGAAGTTATTAACGGTTAAAAAGTGCGGGGTCGCGATGAACAAAGCGATGCACAAGATGAACAGTCCGACTAAAGCGCCGTTGTTCATGATCCACGTCAAAACCTTGTTTGGTTTCTTCGCGGGCTTTTCTGCCGCGGGGGCAGCAGAATTGAGGGCGGTGGTCACTGGGAATCCTCCTTTAAGGTGGCAAATGCTGCGGCGTGGTCGCTGTCGTGGACTGATTCGGCGCTGGCCGCGGATGAAACGTTGGAAACCGCGAGCGCCATGATTTCGTCTTGGGTGGTGTCTTTGGGCAATTCGCCGGCGATTTTCCCGCCGGACATGACTAGGATGCGGTCGGACATGCCGAGGATTTCCGGTAGGTCGGAGGAGACCATCAGCACGGCACCACCGCCTGCGGTGATTTCATTGATGATGTTGTAGATTTCCACCTTCGCGCCGACATCGACGCCGCGGGTGGGTTCATCCAGCAACAACACCTTGGAATTCGCCAGCACCCAGCGGCCAAAGACCGCCTTTTGCTGGTTGCCGCCGGAGAGATTGCGGATGGGCTGGTCAATATGAGCCATGCGGATGCGCAGCTTTTCCGCGACTTCACTCGCGCGGCGCTTTTGCCCCGAGCGGTCCGCCAGCCCAGCTTTGCTAGTTGCGGCCAAGGTGGCATAGCCGAGGTTTTCATTGACCGTGCCATCTAGCACCAAGGCTTGGCCCTTGCGGTCTTCCGGAATATGGCCAACACCAGAGCGAATAGCGCCTTGGATATCGCCAGATTTAAGCTTTTTGCCGGCAACTTCCACCGAGCCCGAGTCATATTTATCCGCGCCGGCAATAGCGCGCACAACCTCGGTGCGGCCCGCGCCTACCAATCCTGCCAGGCCGACGATTTCGCCAGCGTGCACGGTAAAGGAGATATCGCTAAACTTGCTTGTCGATGTCAACCCCGCCACATCCAACAGCGGCGCGCCGGGTTCGGCAACCTCACCGCGCGGGTATTGCTCTTCGATGGCGCGACCAACCATGTGCTGGACCAAAGTATCTTCATCGGTTGAGGCTGGAACTTCAGCGACGAATTCGCCATCGCGCAAAATGGAGATGGTATCTGCAATACGTGCAAGCTCATCTAAGTGGTGCGAGATAAACACCATGGCCACGCCCTTGGCTTTGAGCTCATCGAGAATGGTGAACAGCGCGTCGACTTCTTTGCCCGTCAATGCGGCAGTGGGTTCATCCAAAATCAGGATGCGCGCATTCATCGATAGTGCCTTGGCGATTTCAATAAGCTGCTGCTTAGCAATACCGAGCTCACCCACGGGCTGTTTGAGCGGCACATCCAAACCAATCAGGTTCAACGCTGCTTGCGCCTGGGCATTGAGGTGCTTGCGGTTGACCATGCCAAAGCGCTTCGGTGCACGGCCGAGCATGATATTTTCGGCCACCGATAGCGTGGGCACCAAATTCAGCTCTTGGTGGATAGTGGCAATACCGTGCGCTTCGGAGTCATTGGTCGAAGCGATGGTGGCCTCGGAGCCATCGACAAGAATCTTGCCGGAATCTGGCTGGTGCACGCCGGCAATCATCTTGATCAGCGTGGATTTACCGGCGCCATTTTCCCCGAGCAGTGCTTGGACTTGTCCGCGGCGAACAGACAAGGTGACATCTTTAATCACGTTGACCGGGCCAAAGGATTTAGAAACGTTAACTAGCTGTAAAACCGTGTCGTCGGTGTGGTCGGGCATTAAGTGCACCTCCTTTTAGTATTAGGGAGAAAATTCAATGGATTCACGGGCGATGAACCGGGTTTGTACCACGGCTCCTTCCGGCGGGGATTTACCGGCGAAAGAAGCAACGAGGTTACGCAGTGCCGTGCGGCCCATCTCTTCGACGTTTTGGTCAATAATCGACACCGGCGCTGGTTGAATGCGCATGAAGACGAAGTCATCAAAGCCCACGAGAGCAATTTGCTTACCGATGTCCACGTTTTCCCTATACAACGCTTCCAACGCACCAAAGGTCATCATGGAGTCACCAGCGATAAGCGCCGTGGGCTGTTGCTCTAACAGCTTCTGCGTGCCGGTAAAACCTTCTTCATGCAGATAGCCACCGTGGTGAATGATCTGCTCTAAGCCGAGCTCTTCGCAAAAACGCTGGAAGCCTTTCAAGCGTTCTAAACCAGTCGAGGTGGTCTGCGGACCAGCCAGGTAGCCAATCTTTTTATGCCCGCGCGATGCCAACGCTTCTAGTGCTGCCTTAATACCTGGTGCGGAATTTGAAACTACCGCGGGGATATTGCTGCCGTGGATATATCGGTCAATAAATAACAGGGGAGTAGAGCGCGCGACGTGCTCTAGCATCTCTACGGATTTGGCGTGTGGAACTGCGATGATGCCATCGACTTGGCGCGCACGCAGCGCTTCAATGGCTTCAGTAATCTTCGGGGTATTTTCGCCGCTGCTGGTGATGATCGTGGCATAACCAGCCTGGTTTGCTTCATCTTCAATCGCCGCCGCCATCGCGGAAAAGAACGGGTTGATAAGGCTGGGGACCACCAGGCCGATAGCGTCAGTACGCGAACTTTTCAGCGCACGCGCTTGTGCATTAGGGCGGTAATCCAGTTCTTTAGCGATGGCTTGGATAGTTTCCCGAGTCTTTTTCGCAATCGCCGGATTATTAGCCAGCGCCCGGGAGACAGTGGATACTGAAACCCCACAGGCGCGGGCGATGTCCCGCAATGTGGTCGGAGCAGTCACCATGCCATGCTCCTTTGCGTGAGTCGAGGTAACCGGTTCTATGTCGTGCAAACGTTTGCATTATTTGTGAACCTAAACCTAGTCAGTACACATTTGGACTGTCAAGTGTCGCAGCTCACCAACTTGATTTAAGCCTACCCCCGATTTCCCGCACGGTAGCTAGGTGACCAGCGGCGTGACGTGAATATCTGGGGGCAAAATGGTGGGTTCTGTCATCTGGTCTGCCTATGATGAGTGCGTGATTCAAAGGTTTAGTTCAACGGGACTTTTGTCCGTGCTGTCAGTTGTAGCGCTGATGGGCTTGGG
Protein-coding regions in this window:
- a CDS encoding D-ribose ABC transporter substrate-binding protein is translated as MFTLSTTARKSLAIASIAALSVSAVACNRGESSDGADGGSVTLALSTQTNPFFVELRDGAQAKANELGIDLDIQDASDDAATQADQLRNAETSGADVVIVNPTDSDAVGSAVQSLNNADIPVIAVDRSSNSGEVASFVASDNVAGGKQAADALAKAIGEEGEILVLQGIAGSSASRDRGQGFEEGIAEYPDIEVVAKQTANFDRTEGLNVTTNLLQANPNIKAIFAENDEMALGAIEALGARAGEEVKVFGFDGTADGLTAVEDGKLEGTIAQQPDELGARAVEQAAAILEGGTAEEEVPVEVVTVTNENVAEFK
- a CDS encoding LacI family DNA-binding transcriptional regulator encodes the protein MVTAPTTLRDIARACGVSVSTVSRALANNPAIAKKTRETIQAIAKELDYRPNAQARALKSSRTDAIGLVVPSLINPFFSAMAAAIEDEANQAGYATIITSSGENTPKITEAIEALRARQVDGIIAVPHAKSVEMLEHVARSTPLLFIDRYIHGSNIPAVVSNSAPGIKAALEALASRGHKKIGYLAGPQTTSTGLERLKGFQRFCEELGLEQIIHHGGYLHEEGFTGTQKLLEQQPTALIAGDSMMTFGALEALYRENVDIGKQIALVGFDDFVFMRIQPAPVSIIDQNVEEMGRTALRNLVASFAGKSPPEGAVVQTRFIARESIEFSP
- a CDS encoding sugar ABC transporter ATP-binding protein produces the protein MPDHTDDTVLQLVNVSKSFGPVNVIKDVTLSVRRGQVQALLGENGAGKSTLIKMIAGVHQPDSGKILVDGSEATIASTNDSEAHGIATIHQELNLVPTLSVAENIMLGRAPKRFGMVNRKHLNAQAQAALNLIGLDVPLKQPVGELGIAKQQLIEIAKALSMNARILILDEPTAALTGKEVDALFTILDELKAKGVAMVFISHHLDELARIADTISILRDGEFVAEVPASTDEDTLVQHMVGRAIEEQYPRGEVAEPGAPLLDVAGLTSTSKFSDISFTVHAGEIVGLAGLVGAGRTEVVRAIAGADKYDSGSVEVAGKKLKSGDIQGAIRSGVGHIPEDRKGQALVLDGTVNENLGYATLAATSKAGLADRSGQKRRASEVAEKLRIRMAHIDQPIRNLSGGNQQKAVFGRWVLANSKVLLLDEPTRGVDVGAKVEIYNIINEITAGGGAVLMVSSDLPEILGMSDRILVMSGGKIAGELPKDTTQDEIMALAVSNVSSAASAESVHDSDHAAAFATLKEDSQ
- a CDS encoding ABC transporter permease, producing the protein MNNGALVGLFILCIALFIATPHFLTVNNFLNIGIQAATVAILAFGMTFVIITAGIDLSVGSVAALGAMVSASFFTDLSLPGWLSLIIGLLTGLAAGAICGIATAYGKIPSFIATLAMMSIARGATLVISDGSPIATAPSVNWLGSTVAGIPIPIVMMVIAGLVCWFILERTVLGRSMYAIGGNLEAARLSGLPVRRIQIIVFGLSGLFAALAGLVMAGRLSSAQPQAGVGYELDAIAAVVIGGASLAGGQGRATGTLVGALLLAVIRNGLNLLNVSSFWQQIVIGLVIALAVGFDVIRNKTAQ